The Armigeres subalbatus isolate Guangzhou_Male unplaced genomic scaffold, GZ_Asu_2 Contig1479, whole genome shotgun sequence genomic sequence CTCCGCCTCTTTTTGAGATTTTCTCTTGTTTCGCTTTCGGAGCGCTTCGCAGAGCTTTGCCTTTGTGGAATCGAACCCGCTGTGTTGGTGCCAACTGTGGCCGGTTGTTTGCGTGTGTTGGAGCACCCTGCTAGGCGCATGTAGTTGCTTTTTATTATGTGATCAGGCGTCGGTGAACGTGGAACGGCGTTTGGCATTTCTACGTGCGTGTATTCTGCGGGCCCAGTCTCGGCGTGAAGTGTTTAAAGCCTTGCTTGCTTGTTGTTGTTGCTTCGTTTTGTTTTTACCGTTCCGGGCGGCTGGGGTGCTAAACGAGGCATGAACAAAAACACCCGACGTGAACAAATTAAGCTGTTTGCAGCGGCATGAAAGCGCCCCCTCGCGGTTTTAAACGAACACTCCATGTGAATGTTTCGCGACCGGTGAAGAAAGCTGTCTTCATAAACGATATGTGGCCTTCTAGGAAAATCCGGCCCCAAGCGACGATCGGTTTAGAGAAAATTTCTATCAGTGATATACCGGAAACGATACGACAGCAGTGAGAGATTTcagtatttttgttttatatttagaGTGTATAAAATGATGCCACTGGCGCCTACTTCAGTCATGGCGATTCCTACGCAGAAACCCCGAATCGGGTTTAGTATTGAGTCTATTGTGGGTGGAAATCGAATCAGCAAATCGCCTCCGCCGCCGCATTTCTCCCCAAATAGTGAGAGTTCTGAGAGGCCCAGTAGTCCGTTCAGTGATAATAGTTACCCTAGTGATTTCCATCCGGGACATCTTCGGTTCCCGCAAAGCGCCACGGACCTACAAAATGCTCTCCGGTTACCCAGAGGAAGTTGTTCTCCCAGTGACTATAGTTCGCGAATACAACAGTTAAACCACAGTTCCTCACCTCCGGTCGACCTAAACCTCATTAATCGGCATCCAAATTCTCCGGTAGAATGCCAGGATCTATCCCAAACGCGAAGCCCACCCCCTCCACAAACGCGGCTAAGTCCCGAAGATCGTACATCCCCGACCTCATCCCCACAGCCGCTAACCACAGCCACCAAACCAATTGTAGTTCCGGGCATTCCTGCTGGATTGGTGCGTCCGTTTCCTGTACCTCCCCCCAACCACATGAACGACCTCAAAACTCCCCTACCGCATCCACCGTTCCTTAACGCGCAGGAGATGACCAACCTGCACAACCAGCATCTCCTGGCGGCTCAGTTCCAGGCGGCCGCAGCGCTGGCTCACGCCCAAGGATTCCCACCggcgcatccacatatgcatcaTCCGATGCACCATCCCGGGTCGAACATTCCTCGTGACAGCTACCCGCTGTATCCGTGGCTGTTGAGCCGTCACGGCCGTA encodes the following:
- the LOC134202854 gene encoding homeotic protein empty spiracles-like codes for the protein MMPLAPTSVMAIPTQKPRIGFSIESIVGGNRISKSPPPPHFSPNSESSERPSSPFSDNSYPSDFHPGHLRFPQSATDLQNALRLPRGSCSPSDYSSRIQQLNHSSSPPVDLNLINRHPNSPVECQDLSQTRSPPPPQTRLSPEDRTSPTSSPQPLTTATKPIVVPGIPAGLVRPFPVPPPNHMNDLKTPLPHPPFLNAQEMTNLHNQHLLAAQFQAAAALAHAQGFPPAHPHMHHPMHHPGSNIPRDSYPLYPWLLSRHGRNVFPPRFPGTIERLFLPCIEISLFMLLLLATAIYFLLGAALLPASSLRQMSAAVGDDHSPPRRRPKSYRCHS